Genomic window (Prosthecochloris aestuarii DSM 271):
TGGCTGAGAAAATCACGTCCTTTGTCGGTGAGGTCGATCGTTCCGGTTTTTTCATCGACGGAGTAAAAGAGTTCGTCATCGACCTCCTGCATCCGGCTTGCGTTATCTTTCAGGTACTCGTTTTCAACATTCTGGATAAGCCTTGCTATTCCAGTCTGTGAGAGCACTTTGATGAAGCGTTTGTTTTTCGGCTGTCCTCGCTTGACTCGCAGCAGAGCAAGTCCTGCATCAAAGTCGTCCGCTTTGTTTTTGAGCGCTTTTTCAGCATCGGTCAGATACCCCGCCACAAGGTTCTGCTGGGATTTGACCAGGCGTTCGATCCATGGCTGGATTTCAATGAATTTATCGGTATTGGAATGAGGAACCGGGCCTGAGATGATCAGCGGCGTTCTTGCCTCGTCGATCAGGACACTGTCAACCTCGTCAACGATTGCATAGTAGAACGGGCGCTGTACGAGATCTGCGGGTGCTCCGGCCATATTGTCGCGCAGATAATCAAAACCGAATTCATTGTTGGTGCCATAGGTGATATCGCAGAGGTACTGTTCACGGCGTTCCTGGGGCTTCATACTCGTGAGGATAACACCTGTTTTGAGGCCGTGGAAGTCAAATACCGGCTTCATCCACTCTCTGTCGCGCTGAGCCAGATAGTCGTTGACAGTGACAATATGAACGCCTCTTCCTGTCAGAGCATTGAGGAATGCAGGCAGTGTTGAAACGAGGGTTTTCCCTTCTCCGGTAGCCATTTCCGATATCTTGCCGCTGTGCAGCACAACGCCGCCTATAAGCTGAACATCGTAGGGGACCATGTCCCATGTCATTGAGTGTCCGACAACGTTGTATTCAAGACCCTTGAGCCTGCGACATGTTTCTTTGACAATAGCGAACGTTTCGGGCAGGATTTCCTCGAGAATGGCAGCGGTTTTTTCTTCAAATTGCGTGTCGAGCGTGTCGAGTTCCTGATTAATGTTGTCAGCCTGATTGAGATCAAGCTCAGGATTGTCGAGTTTCTGTTCGAGATCGTTGCGTTTCTGTTCTGTTTCAGCCAGAGCTGATTGTATCCGATCTTTGAGTGAAGCGGTTTTTAAACGCAGCTCATCATCGCTCAATGAGGAAAGGGAGGAAAATATTTCATTGATGCGCTCAATCGTCGGCTGGATTTTTTTTATGTCTTTATCGTGCTTCGAACCAAAGAGCTTCGTGAAAATTTTAAGCATTAACTGGGTTCAATCTATGGTTTGAAAAATGAACGTATTCACAAAGGCCTCTCCGAGGGCAGAAGCCTGTTACTTCACTGCTATGCGGCTAAAAGCCCTCTGCCGCTTGTAAAGGGCAGAATATCTGTACGGTAAAGTATTGAATTAGCAGGGGAGAAAAAAATTCAAAACCCAAAAATCACCAATCCGTAAAACCCGTCTTTTTCATCAGTTTTCGGGCATTTTTTGCAGGATCTTTCAACGGTGCAGTCATGTTGTTTTATTTGTATCCTCTGTTCTCTTTTTTTCGATTGTTTGCCATGAGTAAAATTTAAGCGTAACTTAAATTTTGCATCACTTTAATTATATGATACCTGATGATTGTAGCGCAACACGGAAGGAAATTGGATGATCATGAATGGAAACCGTTTATTGAAATTCTTTTATCTGCTGAACATATTGTTCTGACGACCCACATGAATTCGGATGGCGACGGTCTTGGCAGTGAAACGGCGCTTGGCGAAGCGCTGAGGCTGCTGGGCAAGCAGGTCTCCATCATCAACCCCACAGAGGTGCCCCCAAATTACCGATTTCTTTCGGGGGTTGCTCCCATAGATGTTTTCAACGCCCGGAATGAGGCTTGCATTCAGGAGATCGCTCTTGCTGACCTTGTGGTACTTCTTGATGCCAATCTTCGGGAAAGAATGGGCGGAATATGGCAGCATGTCGATTTTGGACGAGAGGTTGGCAAGCTGAAGGTTCTTTGCCTTGACCATCATCTGGAACCGGAGGATTTTGCTGATCTCATGATTTGCGAAGCCTATGCGTCGTCGACCGGAGAGCTGGTATACGATCTTATCATGAGTCTTCAGGAGTATACTGGAAAGAGACTGATGACTCCTGCTGTGGCGACGGGTATTTATGTTGCCATCATGACCGATACCGGTTCGTTCCGCTTTCCAAAAACAACTCCTTATGTCTATCATGTCGCCGGTGAACTTGTCGCAGCAGGCGCTGATCCCAATGATATCTATGACAAGGTCTACAACTCTCTCAATATTCAGGCTCTCAAGCTACTCGGCGCCGCATTGAGTGAAATTCGGTTATGTGAGAACAATACAGTCTCTCTGCTCCTGATTTCAC
Coding sequences:
- a CDS encoding DHH family phosphoesterase gives rise to the protein MIVAQHGRKLDDHEWKPFIEILLSAEHIVLTTHMNSDGDGLGSETALGEALRLLGKQVSIINPTEVPPNYRFLSGVAPIDVFNARNEACIQEIALADLVVLLDANLRERMGGIWQHVDFGREVGKLKVLCLDHHLEPEDFADLMICEAYASSTGELVYDLIMSLQEYTGKRLMTPAVATGIYVAIMTDTGSFRFPKTTPYVYHVAGELVAAGADPNDIYDKVYNSLNIQALKLLGAALSEIRLCENNTVSLLLISQDMLRATGSKLFDTDLIIRYLLSVPSVQIAVLMVEMVDGRTKVSFRSRGEIYVNEIAKIYGGGGHRNAAGCLLQFSPEKASRVVLGDVREFLKTHVNNTVIQL